ATACTGTGAGGTTTGTTATGTTTTCATTTTTACATTACTCTTATAATGTAAAAGATGATCATTAGATAAGCCTGCAATAGGAGCTGATAATATGTTAGAGAGAAGGAATCCCATTCCTATAGGAGAGGCCGTTAAAAGGGTTATGGAGCATAAAAAGAAGGGCGCCATTGAATACGTATCAATCAATGAAAGCTATGGCCGCTATCTTTCAGAAGACCTGAAAGCAACCAGTGATGTCCCGCATTTTGACAGGGCGCCATATGATGGGTATGCAATCCGATCGGTCGATTCAGCGGAAGCATCACAAGACCATTCTGTGGAATTTGAAGTGGTGGACCATATCGGGGCAGGTATGCTTACAGATAAAGAACTTGGACCTTTCCAGGCTGTCAGGATCATGACAGGCGCGCAAATGCCTGTTGGGGCTGATGCTGTTGTCATGCTTGAATTGGTAAAAGAAAATGAGCGTGACGGTAAAAAATACATGGAAACGAAACGCAAGCATAATAAAGGTGACAATATTTCTTATCGCGGGGAGGATGCGAAGGAAGGGGAAGTGCTCGTCAAAAAAGGCACATTTATCAATCCTGGTATCCAGGCAATGCTTGCGACTTTTGGGTATGCCCAGGTGCCTGTTGCTAAGAAACCAGTGATCGGGCTCTATGCCACTGGAACAGAGCTGCTTGATGTTGATGAACCGCTCGAACCTGGAAAAATCCGCAACAGTAATTCCTATATGATCTCTGCTCAAATTCTGCGTGCAGGAGCAGAAGTAAGATACTTTGGCCAGCTTCCAGATGACTTTGATACATGCTTTGACGCAGTCAGCAAAGCTATCGAAGAAGTGGATTTATTCATTACAACCGGGGGAGTGTCAGTGGGAGATTATGATTATCTTCCGGAAATTTACGCAAAGCTCGGAGCGGAAGTTTTGTTCAATAAGGTGGCAATGAGGCCAGGAAGCGTAACGACGGTTGCCCAGCTTGATGGCAAATTGCTCTTTGGCCTATCTGGTAACCCTTCTGCCTGTTACGTAGGATTTGAATTATTCGCCAGGCCGATTATCAGGACCATGCTGTTTACCGGGAAGCCTCATCTAAGAAAGGAAAAGGCAGTGCTTGACGCCAACTTCCCTAAAGCGAATCCTTTCACAAGATTTGTAAGAAGTGCGCTTTCAGTCCAAAATGGGAAGCTGGTGGTAACCCCGAGCGGTCTTGATAAATCCAATATCATTATGAGCCTTGCCGGCGCAAACTCACTCATGATCCTCCCGGGAGGAACAAGAGGCTTTGAAGAAGGTACTGAGGTAGAAGTTCTCATGCTTGAGGACCATGTTGGCAGTGAATGGCCTTGGTAAAACCCGTACTGTTCCAATTGGCAGGATACCAGAACAGCGGGAAGACGACACTTAGCCTTAGGTTGATTCAGCAACTTGCTCAGGCTGGCCTGAGGGTTGCAACGGTTAAACACCATGGACACGGAGGCAAGCCGGATATAGTGGAGACAAAGGATTCTGGCCGGCATGTGCACGCAGGCGCGGCTGTCTCCCTTGTGGAAGGCGGAGGCAGGATGGTTCTTCAAGCTGAGAAAGGACAATGGTCCCTGGCTGAGGAGATAGAGGTTTTAACCTGTTTTAAGCCTGATGTAATTTTGATAGAAGGTTACAAAACTGAGCCTTATCCTAAAGCTGTTATTCTTAGAGATGAAGCAGATTTAGAATTACTGGACCGTCTTTCGAATATCCAGGCAATCTTTTATCGAGACCAGAAGCTGGCTGCTCAGTTAAAAGATTGTCCGTTACCGAATTTTCATATGGAGGAAGACAAGGGAGTGAATTGGACTCTTGAATATGTCCTCAGTCAAGTTTAGGTGGAAAGTCCCTCTTTCCACCTGTTTTATTGTTTAAAAGTTCATGATTTTGTCAAAGGGGCGACTTTTGTCACTGTCACTTCACACTTAGCCGGTTAGAATGTTAATGGAGTTCATGTTTGTGGATTTTTTGTGAGGTGAGAGCAATGGAAATGCTGCACATGTTTTTATGGATTGTATATCCATATACAGTAGTAGCAATAGTAGGAATGGGCATTGTCTGGCAATATGATGCGTCTAGTGATGAGGGGGCAAGAACGGAAGCAGGAAGGCTGCTGATAGTAATGGTAAAAATATTAATGGCTGCGAGTACTGCAACTGGAATCGCCATCGTAACGTCAAGCAGCTTGGCTGACGAACCAGTCTTGTTGTTAAGGTGGCTCATTAGTCTGGTTCAGCTTCAGCCAGACATGAGCTTGATTCTGGATATTTCTGTTCTCTCAACGGTTCATTTTATCGTTGTGTTCTTATTCCTGCTGAGTCTGGCATTCACAAAGGAAATTTATTATTTAATGAAGCCCCATCATTATTTGAAAAAAATCTATCTGAAAATACATGTTGAAAAAAGAGGATAAGCTGATAGACTGCACATCATTGGTTGGCAACAATTAACCAGTGGGGTGCAGTTTATTTTTGTTGAGGGGGAAGGTATTGCACCTCTAGATATTCGCGCATGGCCATTTTTATCCCTGAGTGTGCTTGTGAAAAGTATCTTATTGTGATAAGTGTCAGCTTTGAGCAGCTCTGACATAAGGATTTACGCTTTTCTTATGGCCGGTTTTTTGACAGTTCGGTGTCATTTGAAAGCAATGCCGACAAAATGTGATGTGTTTCACTTATACAATCTCCCTGCTGCTTTATAGTAAAGATAGGAAACAAAAGGGAGTGTTCATTAATGAATTTATTTTTGCCAAAACAGCATGGAGCCTGGGCGATGCTGATCATCCCTTTCTGGCTTGGAGCAGCAGCAAGTGGAATCGTCTGGCAGCATATCCCGTTCTTTATTGGATGGCTATTATTATATTTAGGAACATATCCGCTCCTCTTAATATTCAAGAAAAAGAAAATCCCGTTTTACCGCAAATGGGCCCTTATATACATTTTGCCAGCTTTAGCGTTTTTGATGATTCCGCTATTCACGACACCATCCATTGTGTTCTTTGGATTTGCGATGGTTCCATTTTTTATCATCAATGCCTTTTTTTCAGCAAGAAATAAAGACAGGGCACTGATGAATGATCTAAGTGCCATCATAGTTTTTTCAATTGCTGGCCTGGCAAGCAGTTATTTGCCCGGGGCGGAAATCAATCAGCATGCCATTCTGGTTTTTGGCTCAACGATTCTATTTTTCGTCGGCAGTACATTCTATGTAAAAACGATGATCCGTGAAAAAAAGAACAATCAATTCAAATTGATTTCTTGGACCTATCATTTTGTGGTCCCCGTATTGTGGCTGGCAGCCGGAGAAGCAATCGTCGCTATTGCTGCTGTGCCTAGCTTGCTCAGAGCAATCCTATTTTACGGCAAGCCGCTCACGGTCATGCAGGTGGGAATATATGAAATCTTGAACGCAGTCCTGTTTTTCGTCATTATGCTGTTTGTAATCCTATAAAAAAGTAGAGCCGCCAATCTTTTGGCGGCTTATTTATTCGATATTGCAGATTTCAACTGGACAATTTTCACAGTCAATTTCCCTTTTCAGGCGATGGAGGGCGTGTACAGTGATAAAACCTTTATCGATGGAGATAATCTTTTTCTTCCTTAGCTCGCTCAATAACCGGTTTACGACCTCACGGGATGTACCACAGAAGTTTGCGAGTTCCTGGTTAGTCAGAGGTACATCTATTTTCAGCCCATCTTCTGTTTTTACTCCGTAGCTGTTCACCATTCGAATAAGGGTAGAGTATAGTGCACCTTTCTTTCCGTGCAGGACAAGATCCCTGATTCTTGTTTGCGACTTACGGTGCTGCAGGGAAAGCCACTTAACCAGTTCAAGCGCCAATCCGCTATCCTTGGCAATTTCTGCCTCTAACCTATCCTTCTGAATGACCGCAACACTTCCGCTTTCTGAAGATCTGGCGGTCAGTATATGCTGGGAGGCTGGACTGAACAATGCCAGTTCTCCAATCAATTCACCAGCAGAACACATTCTGATAGTTAATTCACGGCCGTCCGGTACTATTTTACTGATTTGGAATTTTCCGCTTTGAATAATGTATAGCTCATTTGCATGATTCCCTTCTTCAAAGAGGAAGCTGCCTTTATCAATATTCTTGATTCTATGGACTTTTTCAAACAGCTTATTCATATTCGGTGACAAGGTTGCTGCTGTCAACATCTGAATACCACCTTATTTATGGGGATTTATACACCCGTCCGTATCTGATAATTAATATAATTATATTGTAAAGCATACAAAATCGGCAACGTAATTGTGAAAAGTTCACATATTGTTAATAAATTAGTTGCCTTTTGATGATTTAGTTTTTATAATAAAAAGAAATTTATTAATATTTATAAACATAAATGTTTATTTATGCATTTCGAAAGGAGGAAGAAAGTGAAGGCAGCGATCATTGGCACAACAGGGTATGGAGGCGGGGAACTGATCCGTATTCTTAACAATCATCCATTTTTCACCATACACTCTGTCCATACCACTCGTGATGAAAAGCCCGTATCTGCAGAGTATCCACATTTGACTGGCATTTTTGACAAAGTACTTACCAAGATAGATCCTGATAAAATCAGTGCGGAAGCGGATATTGTCTTCCTGGCTACCCCCTCGAGAGTATCTGGAGACCTTGTGTCAGCTTTCATTGACAAAAACATCAAAGTGGTCGACCTATCCGGAGACCTGAGATTAAAAGATTCAAAGGCTTATAGAAACTGGTATAAACATGAACCAGTTGCAGACAGGATCTTAAATGAAGCAGTTTATGGTCTTAGCGAATGGAACAGGGGGAAGATTTCCAATGGAACCCTTCTTGCCAATCCCGGCTGCTATCCGACATCTGCGCTACTAGGCCTGGCACCAGTCTTAACGGAAAAAGTGATTGACCCGAAAAGCATAATTATCGATGCAAAATCTGGTGTATCCGGGGCAGGAAGATCACCTTCAATAGGAACTTTGTACGCAGAGTTAAACGAAAATTTCAAAATTTATAAAGTCAACGAACATCAGCATATCCCTGAGATCGAACAACAGTTAAGCCTTTGGAATGGTGAAGGGGTGACGGTAACCTTCAGCACCCACTTGATTCCGGTTACGAGAGGAATCATGACTACCATGTATGTGAATTTAAAAGAAGATTGGAATACTTCGAGATTACTGGATTTGTATGAGGAGACCTATCAGCAGCATCCTTTTGTTCGGGTCAGGAAGCAGGGGATTTTCCCGGCGATTAAAGAGGTTAAAGGATCGAATTATTGTGATATCGGCTTGCATGCCGACAGCAGGACTGGAAGGCTCACCATTGTTTCAGTCATCGATAATTTAATGAAAGGCGCTGCAGGGCAGGCGGTCCAGAACGCAAATATCATGTTTGGAATGGAGGAAACAGCGGGACTCGAAATGATGCCCCTGTATCCATAAAGGAGGATTATATGTACCAGGCTTTTACTGACGAAAAAGTGATCAGAGCAATTGCGGACGGGGGAATTTTGACTCCAAAGGGATTCAAATGTGGCGGAATTCATGCCGGCTTACGCTATAACAAGCTTGATTTAGGACTGATTGTAAGCGATACACCTGCAAGCTGCGCTGCTGTGTATACGACAAGCCATTTCCAGGCTGCTCCACTGGTTGTTACACAGGAGAGCATAGCCCAGGAAGGAATTTTACAGGCAGTTGTTGTAAACAGTGCCTGTGCGAATGCCTGCACAGGCGAGCAGGGCTACAAGGATGCTTTGAAGATGCGAGAGCTGACAGCAGCGAAATTAGGTATTGCTGAACACCAAGTTGCTGTAGCTTCCACAGGAGTCATTGGCGAATATTTGCAAATGGATAAAATTGAGGCGGGTATCGCAAAGCTGGCTGTCGGGGATGCTGCCAAAGATGCAAACGACTTTCAGACTGCAATCCTGACAACCGACCTTGTAATGAAACACTCTTGTTATTCTGCTGAAATTGATGGTATGACAGTCTCAATAGGAGGAGCAGCAAAAGGTTCAGGGATGATCCATCCGAATATGGCTACAATGCTTGGTTTTTTAACAACTGATGCAAATATATCAAGTGCCGATCTGACTTTTGCGCTCAGAGAAGTAACGAACACAACTTTCAACCAGATAACTGTCGATGGTGATACCTCGACAAACGATATGGTACTGGTAATGGCAAATGGCGCTGCCGGGAATCATCCATTGAACCCTGAGCATCCAGACTGGCCGGTTTTTATCGGCTTGTTAAAAGAAAGTTGTGCCAGCCTTGCGAAGCAAATTGCAAGGGATGGAGAAGGTGCAACCAAACTGATTGAGATATCTGTATCGGGTGCAATATCTGATGAAGAGGCTCGGATGATTGGCAAGCAGATTGCGGGCTCAAATTTAGTGAAGACCGCTGTATATGGTGCGGACGCCAACTGGGGAAGGATTATTGGGGCCATTGGCCAGAGCCAGGCGACGGTAAATTCAGAAACGGTCGACATTTCGCTGGGAGAAATCATCATGCTGAAAGAAAGTACTCCTATTGCTTTCGATGAAGAAATAGCCAGAGAGTACCTGCAGAATGACAAGGTAGATATTTTTGTTGATCTTCATCTCGGTGAGGGAAGAGGAATGGCCTGGGGCTGTGACCTTTCCTATGATTATGTGAAAATTAACGCAAGCTATCGGACATAAAGGGGCGGATTCTTTGGAAACTGTAGTCATTAAATGCGGCGGAAGTGTGATGGAGGAGCTTAATGACAGTTTTTTTGAAAGTCTTAAAGAAATTATGAAGGACGGTTATTTTCCGGTCATTGTCCATGGCGGCGGGCCAGCAATTAATTCGATGCTGGATTTATATAATATTGCTGCGGACTTTAAGGATGGACTTAGGGTGACATGTGAAAAAACAATGGGGATTGTTGAATTGGTCCTTTCAGGGCAAACGAACAGGCAGCTGTGCAGCATGTTCATAAAGCAGGGACTAAAGGTGCTTGGCATTAATGGAAGTGACGGTTCATGCCTGCAGGCTGACTATATCGATAAACAAGGGCTGGGTTATGTAGGGACAATAAACACAGTCAATACCGACCTGATCATGATGGCGGTACAGAATGGATATATTCCTGTCATTACTCCAATCGGGATTGCTGAGGATGGCTGCAAGCTGAATATCAATGGTGATTATGCCGCTGCATCTGTCGCAAAAGCTTTGAAAGCAGAGCGTTGCGCTTTTGTGACCAATGTTGATGGTATCCTGGTCAACGGGGAGCTCATCAGCGAAGTTAACGAACGTCAAATAAAAGGTTATATTTCTGATGGAAGTATATATGGCGGAATGATACCAAAGGTAAATTCGGCATTATCCGCAACAGCTGCTGGTATAGAGAAAGTGATGATCATTTCTGGCAAAAAGCCATTTTATAAGAATAACTGCTGGTATGGCACCGCGATAGCAGCTGAAGAAGGAGTGTTAAAATGAGTCATTTATTCCCTACGTATCAAAGATGGGAGATCGAGCCTGAGAAGGCGAGCGGTACTGTTATTTACGCTAAAGATGGACGTGAATATCTGGATTTCACTTCGGGAATTGGTGTTTGCAATCTTGGTCATCGACCTGAAGCTGTTGAACAGGCTGTCAAAGAGCAGCTCGAATTATTTTGGCATGTATCAAATCTTTTTCCGCAATCCATCCAGGAAGAAGCGGCCACGAAGCTTGCGGCAGCATCTGGCTTGGACTATGTTTTTTTCGCCAATAGCGGGGCAGAAGCAAATGAAGCGGCAATAAAAATGGCACGAAAAGCGACTGGCAGGACTAAAATCATTACCTTCCTTCAATCATTTCACGGAAGGACATTTGCAGGCATGGCAGCTACCGGTCAGGAGAAAATCAAGCAGGGTTTCGGCAGCATGCTCGAAACTTTTATACACCTTCCATTCAATGACTTGGAAGCTTTAAGTAAAGAAATTGATTCCGATACAGCGGCAGTCATGATCGAGATGGTCCAGGGGGAAGGCGGAATTCATGTCGTTACTGCCGATTTTATAAAAGAAGCCTCCAGGATATGCACAGAAAATGGGGTCCTGCTTATTGTAGATGAAATCCAGACAGGAATCGGCCGCACAGGAAAGCCATTTGCCTTTCAGCACTTCGATATTTCACCAGATATCATAACGGTTGCTAAAGGACTTGGTAATGGCCTGCCTATTGGGGCGGCAATCGGAAAAATGGAACTGGCAGAACATTTCGGGCCTGGAAGCCACGGCTCTACATTCGGAGGGAATCCAATCAGCACAGCCGCAGCATCAGCTGTAATGGACATCATCTTTGACGAAAAGTACCTGACAGAGGTCACCGCCAAAGGGGAATTGTTATTTCAACTGCTGGATAAGGAGCTTGGCAGTTTAGGAGCAGTAAAAGAAATTAGAGGCCTCGGCTTAATGGCAGGAATCGAATTAACTGTTGCGGCCCCACCGATACTCGCACAATTGAGGAAGTCGGGATTAATCGCCTTGCCTGCAGGAGAAAAGGTCATCAGGCTTCTCCCGCCACTAAGTGTAAGTGCTGAAGAGCTTGAAAAGGCTGTCTTAATAATGAAAGATAATATAGTAAAGACAACTGTAACAGCTTCATAGCTGTATATTTTTAAATATAAAATGCATAAAAATTAATTTAAATAAATTTTTATCCAACTGGAGAGGTGACTGATGAAAGGATATTTGCATCTGGCTGACGGCAAGACGTTTGAGGGACAGCTGCCTGGTTTACTAGGCGAAGAGGAAATAGCCGGTGAAATTGTATTTTTTACAGGGATGACTGGTTATCAGGAGGTACTGACGGATCCTTCCTATAAGAACCAAATCATTGTGTTCACTTACCCTTTGATCGGCAATTATGGCATAAATAAACAGGATTTTGAAAGCAAAAAACCGCATGTTGCAGCCGTGATTGTCTGCGAAGCTGCAAAAGAGGCCTATCATTATGAGGCTAATTATTCATTTACAGAGTATCTCGATAAATGGAATATTCCTGTCCTCGAACATGTAGATACTCGTGAGCTTGTAAAAAACATCCGTGAAAAGGGCACGATGCCCGCAATATTATCGAACCGGCCTGAATGTGATTCTTACTTTGACTCATTTAACAGCCTTAAGGTGAAAGAGGTCTCAATCAAGTCGCCCGAAACAATCGGAATGGGTAATACACATATTGTACTGGTAGACTATGGTTTCAAAAAGTCGATAGCCGACTATCTCGTAAAACAAAAATGCCTGGTTACAATTGTGCCTTATGATTATAGCTTTGAACAAATTTCTGCACTGAAGCCTGATGGGGTGCTTTTATCCAATGGACCGGGCGACCCGAAAGAGTTGATAAATCAGCTGCCGGAGATCAGGAAAGCAGCCGAATACTACCCTGTGTTAGGAATCTGTCTTGGCCACCAGCTTGCTGCCCTTGCTTTCGGAGCGGATACGAAAAAGATGCTTTTCGGACATCGTGGAGCAAACCAGCCTGTATTCGACGTCACAGGAAACCGTGTATTCATGTCATCACAAAACCACAGCTATATGGTCGATCAAAAAAGCCTGGGAAACACAGGCTTAAAAATACGCTTCCTGAACAAAAATGACCAGTCGATCGAGGGGCTTTATCACGAAAAACTGCCTTTGATGACAGTCCAGTTCCATCCTGAAGCAAGTCCGGGACCTGAAGACAGCATTTTCATATTTGAAGAATTCATCAACACAGTAAAATACAGAAAGCGGAGAGAAGTCAGCTATGCCTAAGGATACTAGCGTTAAATCGATATTGGTAATAGGTTCTGGTCCGATCATCATCGGCCAGGCGGCAGAATTTGATTATGCGGGAACCCAGGCCTGCATCGCGCTTAAGGAAGAAGGCTATCGGGTCATCCTTGTCAATAATAATCCGGCCACCGTTATGACAGATCATGTTTTTGCAGACGCAGTCTATTTTGAACCAATGACGGTAGAAAGCGTGGAGAAGATCATTCAACGTGAACGGCCAGATGGCATTCTGGGCACACTGGGCGGCCAGGCAGGTCTTAATCTGGTGTTCAGACTGAGTGAGGAAGGAATCCTCGAAAAATATTGTGTGAAAGTACTTGGCACTTCAGTGGCGAGCATCAAGCAAGGGGAGGACAGGGAAGCATTCCGGAGCCTGATGCATAAGCTGAATGAACCTGTACCAGAAAGCGAGATTGTCCAATTAGTTGAAGAAGCTGTTGCTTTTGCAGAAAAAATCGGCTTTCCCCTGATTGTACGCCCAGCCTACACATTAGGAGGCACTGGAGGGGGAATTGCTGGAAATATGGAAGATTTGATTTCCCTTGTTTCAGGCGGGTTAAATGAGAGCCCAATCAATCAATGCCTTGTTGAAAGAAGTATTGCCGGATTTAAAGAAGTTGAATATGAAATGATGCGGGATGCAGAAGGTACCTGTATCGCCATATGCAATATGGAGAATATTGACCCGGTCGGCATCCATACTGGGGACTCCATTGTGGTAGCTCCTTCCCAAACGCTGACAGACCGTGAGTATCAAATGCTCAGAACTTCAGCTGTTAAAATCATTTCTGCTTTAGGAATCGTCGGCGGATGTAACATCCAGTTTGCCCTTGACCCAGATAGCAAGAATTATTACTTGATTGAAGTAAATCCAAGGGTCAGCCGCTCGTCCGCACTGGCCTCAAAAGCGACAGGATACCCGATTGCCCGCATGGCAGCAAAACTGGCAGTCGGATATAGCCTGGCAGAGATAAAAAATCCAGTAACAGGCAATACCTTTGCCAGCTATGAGCCGGCTCTGGATTATATTGTAGTGAAAATCCCGAAATGGCCGTTTGAACAATTCCCCCAAATAGACCGGACCCTCGGGACACAAATGAAGGCAACTGGTGAAGCAATGGCCATTGACCGAAGCTTTGAACGAGCGTTCATCAAAGCCGTCCGGTCACTTAACATCAAAACAATGGACTTGAAGCTTCCTGCAATTGCGGATTTTAGCGTTGAAGAGCTGTACAGATTGGCAGCAAATCAGACAGATCAGCGTATTTTTGCTTTGCTGGAGCTGATGCGAAGGGGCGAACAAATCAAGGATCTGCATGAAGAAACAAAAATTGATCGATTTTTTCTGGGGAAATTTAAATCAATCATTGAATTGGAGGAGAAGATTGAAGACCAAAACTTTGAGGAAATTACTGCTTCCGAGCTTAGAGTTTTGAAAGAAAAAGGATTCAGCGATGCTTTTCTATCCTCAATATGGGATGTTTCAGAGAAAGAAGTCCGGGAACTCCGTAAACAATACGAGGTCATGCCGGTGTATAAGATGGTTGATACATGTGCTGCTGAATTTGAATCAGCTTCCAATTATTTTTACTCCAGCTATCTCGGAGCAAATGAGGCGGCGGCTAAAAGTGGAAAGCGAAAGGTTCTTATCATTGGCAGCGGCCCAATCAGCATAGGGCAAGGAGTTGAATTTGACTATTGCTCTGTTCACGGTGTATTTGCTCTTAAGGAAGAAAATGTTGAAACAATTATGATCAATAATAATCCCGAGACAGTGAGTACAGATTTCGCGACATCTGATCGCCTGTATTTTGAGCCATTAACCCTGGAAGATATTTTGAATGTGATCGAACTGGAAGGCATTCATGAAGTCATTGTTCAGCTGGGAGGCCAGACAGCTTTAAATCTAGCAAAAGGGCTCGAAGAAGAAGGGATAGAACTGTTAGGAACGAGCTCCGGGACAATCGATGTATTTGAGGACAGAGATCAGTTTTACCAGTTAATGGATAAACTGAAAATCCCGAGAGTAAAAGGAGAGACAGCCGCGAATCAGGAAGAATTGCAGAATGCAGCCGAGCGCCTGGGTTATCCGGTGCTGATCAGGCC
The nucleotide sequence above comes from Mesobacillus jeotgali. Encoded proteins:
- a CDS encoding carbamoyl phosphate synthase large subunit, with amino-acid sequence MPKDTSVKSILVIGSGPIIIGQAAEFDYAGTQACIALKEEGYRVILVNNNPATVMTDHVFADAVYFEPMTVESVEKIIQRERPDGILGTLGGQAGLNLVFRLSEEGILEKYCVKVLGTSVASIKQGEDREAFRSLMHKLNEPVPESEIVQLVEEAVAFAEKIGFPLIVRPAYTLGGTGGGIAGNMEDLISLVSGGLNESPINQCLVERSIAGFKEVEYEMMRDAEGTCIAICNMENIDPVGIHTGDSIVVAPSQTLTDREYQMLRTSAVKIISALGIVGGCNIQFALDPDSKNYYLIEVNPRVSRSSALASKATGYPIARMAAKLAVGYSLAEIKNPVTGNTFASYEPALDYIVVKIPKWPFEQFPQIDRTLGTQMKATGEAMAIDRSFERAFIKAVRSLNIKTMDLKLPAIADFSVEELYRLAANQTDQRIFALLELMRRGEQIKDLHEETKIDRFFLGKFKSIIELEEKIEDQNFEEITASELRVLKEKGFSDAFLSSIWDVSEKEVRELRKQYEVMPVYKMVDTCAAEFESASNYFYSSYLGANEAAAKSGKRKVLIIGSGPISIGQGVEFDYCSVHGVFALKEENVETIMINNNPETVSTDFATSDRLYFEPLTLEDILNVIELEGIHEVIVQLGGQTALNLAKGLEEEGIELLGTSSGTIDVFEDRDQFYQLMDKLKIPRVKGETAANQEELQNAAERLGYPVLIRPSYVIGGLNMVVIQNHQELKRVMESGKVQFPILVDQYLEAREAELDLAADGEHVLIPTIVEHIEKTGVHSGDSFCILPAQSFPQETKKLMADYAKRIVCALKYKGLMNIQFIVKGTEVYLLEVNPRSSRTMPIVSKVAGVDLVNKATKILLGKYFLSKDEIVLDSDSPFVCVKHPVFSNFALKGLDSKTGPQMISTGEGISIGSSFQEAINKSFHSINGKNVQGPIAFADKNVLFEMTNQFPSAVLVDFDYLTDYTQISALYCPGATEKDIALREWAVKNRKIILTHAETLIAFLESSSVEDWNVKSLDEWLTENNEEVTIK